In the Solanum pennellii chromosome 5, SPENNV200 genome, one interval contains:
- the LOC107019138 gene encoding cytosolic sulfotransferase 12-like: MSKPSSYKLEEITQFSKIKTMTTSLPKHLQDQEGLSEEGKNFFSILPKEKGWMGSYIYNYQGFWASPRTIQGVIACQQQFHAQDSDIIIVTPPKSGTTWLKSLLFALVNRMKYPVFEQNHPLLVKNPHELIPFLEISLYVDGCVPNFASFTSPRLLSTHMPFASLPKSIQDSKTKLVYLCRNPKDTFISLWHFTNNLRLHHKDMHPIEEKLESFCKGVSPYGPFWNHVLDYWKQSIEKPKKVLFLMYEEIKAQPKLQLKRLAEFLECPFSIEEENCGVMDEILRMCSFENLSNLEVNTNGKLSNETENKVFFRKGEVGDWKNYFTREMSEKLNDIIEQKFQESEIKFLYI; the protein is encoded by the coding sequence ATGAGTAAACCTTCATCATACAAACTAGAAGAAATTACTCAATTTTCGAAAATCAAAACCATGACAACATCTCTTCCCAAACACTTACAAGATCAAGAGGGCCTAAGTGAAGAGGGTAAGAACTTTTTCTCAATCTtaccaaaagaaaaaggatggatGGGATCGTATATTTATAACTATCAAGGTTTTTGGGCATCGCCAAGAACAATTCAAGGTGTGATTGCATGTCAACAACAATTTCATGCTCAAGATAGTGATATCATCATTGTTACACCTCCTAAATCAGGAACCACTTGGTTAAAATCTCTTTTATTTGCTTTAGTGAATCGAATGAAATATCCTGTTTTTGAACAAAATCACCCTTTACTTGTTAAGAACCCTCATGAGCTCATTCCATTCTTGGAAATTAGTCTCTATGTCGATGGTTGTGTCCCTAATTTTGCATCCTTCACTTCACCTAGACTCTTGTCAACTCATATGCCCTTTGCTTCATTGCCTAAATCTATCCAAGATTCAAAAACCAAACTTGTTTACTTGTGTAGGAATCCTAAGGACACCTTTATTTCTCTGTGGCATTTTACAAACAATTTAAGACTTCATCATAAAGATATGCATCCCATTGAAGAAAAACTAGAATCTTTTTGTAAGGGGGTGAGCCCTTATGGTCCGTTTTGGAATCACGTATTGGATTATTGGAAACAAAGTATAGAAAAGCCTAAAAAAGTACTTTTCTTGATGTATGAAGAAATTAAAGCGCAACCCAAACTTCAACTTAAACGCTTGGCTGAATTTTTGGAATGTCCATTTTCCATAGAGGAAGAAAATTGTGGAGTGATGGACGAAATATTAAGAATGTGTAGCTTTGAGAATTTGAGCAACTTGGAGGTGAATACAAATGGGAAATTGTCAAACGAAACAGAAAATAAAGTATTCTTTCGTAAAGGAGAAGTCGGGGATTGGAAGAATTATTTTACTAGAGAAATGAGTGAGAAACTCAATGATATTATTGAACAAAAATTTCAAGAGTCCGAAATAAAGTTTTTGTATATCTGA
- the LOC107019139 gene encoding cytosolic sulfotransferase 12-like — MTTSHTFPPTYLKEDNLSEECKKLLSILPKEKGWIGSYIYNYQGFWISPRLLQGAIACQQQFQAQDSDIFLVTNPKSGTIWLKSLLFALVNRMKHPMFEPNHPLLIKNPHDLVPFLELTLYVDGQVPDFSSFTTPRLLSSHLPFASLPKSVQDSKTKLVYLCRNPKDTFISMWHFANNLRLHHKDTNSLEKLFDLFCKGMSVYGPFWDHMLDYWKRSIENPNKVLFLMYEEIKKQPKMHLKRLAEFLECPFSIKEENCGIVDEILRMCSFKSLSNLEVNTTGKLSTGEENKVFFRRGEIGDWKNYFTTEMSEKLNNIIEQKFQGSGLKFSYI, encoded by the coding sequence ATGACAACATCTCACACTTTTCCTCCCACATACTTAAAAGAAGATAATCTAAGTGAAGAGTGTAAGAAATTGCTCTCTATCCtaccaaaagaaaaaggatggatTGGATCATATATCTATAACTATCAAGGTTTTTGGATATCACCAAGATTGCTTCAAGGTGCGATTGCGTGTCAACAACAATTTCAAGCTCAAGACAGTGATATCTTTCTTGTTACAAATCCAAAATCAGGAACTATTTGGTTAAAATCACTTCTATTCGCTCTGGTGAATCGAATGAAGCATCCTATGTTTGAACCAAATCACCCTTTACTTATCAAAAACCCTCATGACCTTGTTCCATTCTTGGAACTTACACTCTATGTTGATGGACAAGTCCCTGATTTCTCATCCTTCACCACGCCTAGACTCTTGTCATCTCATTTGCCCTTTGCTTCGTTACCAAAATCTGTTCAGGATTCAAAAACCAAACTTGTTTACTTATGTAGGAATCCTAAAGACACTTTCATTTCTATGTGGCATTTTGCAAACAACTTAAGACTTCATCACAAAGATACAAATTCCCTTGAAAAATTGTTTGATCTTTTTTGTAAGGGGATGAGCGTTTATGGTCCATTTTGGGATCACATGTTAGATTATTGGAAACGGAGCATAGAAAATCCTAACAAAGTACTTTTCTTGATgtatgaagaaattaaaaaacaaccaaaaatGCATCTTAAGCGTTTGGCTGAATTCTTGGAATGTCCATTTTCTATAAAGGAAGAAAATTGTGGAATTGTAGATGAAATATTAAGAATGTGTAGCTTTAAGAGTTTGAGCAATTTGGAGGTGAATACAACTGGAAAGTTGTCTACTGGAGAGGAAAATAAAGTGTTCTTTCGTAGAGGAGAAATTGGAGATTGGAAGAATTATTTTACAACAGAGATGAGTGAGAAACTCAATAATATCATTGAACAAAAATTTCAAGGATCTGGACtgaaattttcatacatttga
- the LOC107019233 gene encoding suppressor of disruption of TFIIS-like, producing MENGHAQRSKYECLLFDLDDTLYPLSIGLAVDVTKNIEDFMVEKLGIEQSKIVELGNLLYKNYGTTMAGLRAIGYKFDYDEYHSFVHGGLPYEKLRPDPILRSLLLSLPIRKVIFTNADEVHALKVLNKLGLEDCFERIICFETLNPIDKSNDTTTNGSNEIFDIIGHFSQPKASSMLPKTPILCKPSQVAIERALELANIINPHTTLFFEDSVRNVQVGKRVGLDTVLVGKSQKVVGADYALESIHNIKEILPQLWEVEKVAEVTYSGVAVETSVIA from the exons ATGGAAAACGGGCATGCTCAGAGGTCAAAATATGAATGTCTTCTTTTTG ATCTAGATGACACTCTTTACCCCCTTAGTATTGGTCTAGCTGTTGATGTCACCAAGAACATTGAAG ATTTTATGGTTGAAAAGCTTGGAATAGAACAAAGCAAAATTGTTGAGTTGGGTAATTTATTGTACAAGAATTATGGAACCACAATGGCAGGCCTTAGG GCAATTGGCTACAAGTTTGACTATGATGAGTATCATAG TTTTGTCCATGGTGGATTGCCTTACGAGAAATTGAGGCCTGACCctattttgagaagtcttttgcTAAGCTTACCGATCCGCAAAGTT ATCTTTACTAATGCTGATGAGGTCCATGCTCTCAAAGTTCTTAATAAACTTGGATTGGAAGATTGTTTTGAAAGGATAATATGCTTTGAGACTCTTAATCCAATTGACAAGAGCAATGATACTACTACTAATGGCTCTAATGAGATCTTTGATATTATTGGTCATTTTTCTCAACCTAAGGCTAGCTCAATGTTGCCAAAGACACCAATTCTTTGCAAACCTTCACAAGTTGCCATTGAAAGGGCATTAGAGCTTGCCAACATCATTAATCCACACACAACG CTTTTCTTTGAAGATAGTGTGCGTAACGTTCAAGTTGGCAAACGTGTAGGTCTTGATACAGTTCTA GTTGGGAAGTCCCAAAAAGTTGTAGGTGCAGATTATGCACTAGAAAGTATCCACAACATAAAGGAAATATTACCACAACTTTGGGAAGTTGAGAAGGTGGCTGAAGTTACCTACTCTGGTGTTGCTGTGGAGACATCTGTCATAGCttag
- the LOC107018992 gene encoding cytosolic sulfotransferase 12-like, with the protein MTKSQTSSPTPHKYLQEDDVSEDCKKLLSTLPKQKGWVGSYVYNYQGFWALPRLIQGVIACQRQFQAEDNDIILVTAPKSGTTWLKALLFSLVNRKKYPIFKKNHPLLVKNPHDLVPLLEQDLYVDGQVPDFSLFTSPRLMATHVPFASLPKSVQNSRTKLVYLCRNPRDTFISMWQFTNNLRLDSHRDTNSIEEMFDHFCKGVGLYGPFWSHVLGYWKESIENPDKVLFLMYEEIKKQPKIQLKRMAEFLDCPFSIEEEDCRVVDEILRMCSFGNLRNVEVNVNGKMSAGMANKNFFRRGEVGDWKNYFTVEMNDKLNYIVEQKFHGCGLKFVYI; encoded by the coding sequence ATGACAAAATCTCAAACCTCTTCACCAACTCCTCACAAATATTTACAAGAAGATGATGTAAGTGAAGATTGTAAGAAATTGCTTTCTACCCTACCAAAACAAAAAGGATGGGTTGGATCATATGTGTATAACTATCAAGGCTTTTGGGCATTACCAAGACTTATTCAAGGGGTGATTGCATGTCAACGACAATTTCAAGCTGAAGATAATGATATCATTCTTGTTACGGCTCCAAAATCAGGAACCACTTGGTTAAAAGCACTTTTATTCTCTTTAGTGAATCGAAAAAAATatcctatttttaaaaaaaatcatccgTTACTTGTCAAGAACCCTCATGATCTTGTTCCATTATTGGAACAAGATTTGTATGTTGATGGTCAAGTTCCTGATTTTTCCTTGTTCACTTCACCTAGACTTATGGCAACTCATGTTCCCTTTGCTTCATTGCCAAAATCAGTTCAAAACTCAAGAACCAAACTTGTTTACTTATGTAGAAATCCAAGGGACACTTTTATTTCTATGTGGCAGTTTACAAATAACTTAAGACTTGATAGTCATAGAGATACCAATTCCATTGAAGAAATGTTTGATCATTTTTGTAAGGGCGTGGGTCTTTATGGACCATTTTGGAGTCATGTGTTGGGTTATTGGAAAGAAAGTATAGAAAATCCGGATAAAGTACTTTTCTTGATgtatgaagaaattaaaaagcaACCTAAAATTCAGCTTAAACGCATGGCTGAATTCTTGGACTGTCCATTTTCCATAGAGGAAGAAGATTGTAGGGTTGTGGATGAAATATTAAGAATGTGTAGCTTTGGAAATTTGAGGAATGTGGAGGTGAATGTAAATGGGAAAATGTCGGCTGGGATGGCAAATAAAAATTTCTTTCGTCGAGGAGAAGTTGGAGATTGGAAGAATTATTTTACTGTTGAGATGAATGATAAACTCAATTATATCGTtgaacaaaaatttcatggatgTGGATTGAAATTTGTGTATATTTGA